The genomic window CTTCAATATCTACACCACCTTCAGATGAAACCATAAATGTAACTTTACGGCTAGATCTGTCTACAACAGCACCTAAATATAATTCACGAGAAACTGGGTATACATCTTCGAAAATACCTACAGAATTTACAGGTTGACCATCAGCATCAGTTTGGAATGTAACTAGATTTGTACCGATAAGACTTTCAGCGACTTCACGTGCTTCCTGTGAAGATTTAACAACTTTTACACCGCCAGCTTTACCACGCCCACCAGCATGAACCTGTGCTTTAACAACAGCAAATTTACTACCGATTTGGTCAAATGCTTGAGCAGCTTCATTTGGATTATGAGCAACAATACCTTTTTGAACTTTTAAGCCGTAGCTTTCTAAAAGATCTTTAGCTTGATATTCATGTAAATTCATGGATTTCCTTCCTTATTTTATCGTTTGACGAAAATTTTAAAATATAACAACAAGATGATAGCGTATTTACTGTTGTTTTTCTAATACAAATACATTTAAATTTTGCTTTATATATTATCTTAAAAGTTTAAGTTAGGAAGTTATTTTTTAGCAAGATCCTTTTATTGGAATCAATTGATGTTTTTTTAAACTACATTTTTTTGCAAAAATTAAAAAAATACTTATAAAACAGCTTTTAAAAATGTATAGTGATATTTATCTGAATTGTGTTAAATTTTATTCAAAAGGTTTTTCTATGCTTAAAACTCCATTATATGACTGTCATGTGAATGCAAGTGCTCGCATGGTAGATTTTTCGGGTTGGTCAATGCCGATAAATTATGGTTCACAAATCAAAGAGCATGAGCTTGTTCGTACAAGTTGCGGTATCTTTGATGTGTCACATATGCTTGCTGTAGATATAGAAGGCAGAGATGCTGAGAATTTCTTGCGCAACATACTTGCTAATGATGTAAAGAAACTTCAAGTAAATCACGCGCTGTATGGCTGTATGCTTAATGATGATGCTTGTATTATTGATGATTTGATAACTTATAAGGTTGCTGATAATCACTTTAGAATAGTTATCAATGCTGGTAATAGAGAGTCTGATGTAGCTTGGTTTAGAGAAAACTCAAAAGATTTTGATGTGGCTATTACAACTTGTGAAGATTCTGCAATTATAGCAGTACAAGGACCTAATGCTAAAGATATAGTTGCTAAATCAGTAGGTTCTAGTATCGCAAGTGAGCTTGTAGAGTTAAAACCATTTAGCTTTAAATTAGATGGTGAGTGGATGTATGCTCGCACAGGCTATACAGGCGAAGACGGTTTCGAGATAATCTTACCACAAAGCAAAGCAGTAAATTTTTGGAATGCGTTGCTTGAGAATGGGGCTGAACCAGCTGGTTTAGGTGCTAGAGACACTCTGAGGCTTGAAGCAGGTATGCACTTATATGGTCAAGATATGAATACTCAAACTACACCACTAGAAAGAGGTTTGGGTTGGAGTGTGGATTTATCTGACGAAGATAGGGAGTTTAACGGTAAGAAAGCGTATCTTGCTAAAAAAGCGCAAGGTGTAAAAACTAAGTGGGCTGGTGTAGTGCTTCATTCAAAAGGTGTACTAAGGGCTGGCCAAGAAATAGACTTTGATAATGGTGAAAAAGGTTATATTACGAGTGGTAGTTTCTCACCAAGCTTAAAAGTGGCGATAGCATTAGCATATATACCTAAAGAAGGAGCTAATCCTAAAGTGAATATCAGAGGTAAAGAGCTTGATGTAGAAGTTACTAAGCCTAGATTTGTCAAAAATGGTAAGTCACTGCTATAGCTAAATGATTGTAGAGATAGTGTCAAGTACATTGTGCTATCTAGTAAATAAGTAAAAAAAATAAGATAAATACATTTCAATATAATGGAGGAATAAATATGTCTGATATACCTAGTGAACTAAAATACACAAAGAGTCATGAATGGATAAAAGTTGATGGTGATGAAGTAATTGTAGGTATTACTGAGCATGCACAATCACTTCTGGGCGATCTTGTATATGTTGAGTTACCAGAGGTTGGAGATGAGTTTTCTACAGGTGATGATGCTTGTGTAGTTGAATCTGTAAAGGCGGCTTCTGATGTTTATTCTCCAGTGGCAGGTGAAGTTATAGAGATAAATGATTCAGTATCTGATGATCCAGCACAAGTTAATCATAGTCCTTACAGTGAAGGTTGGTTATTTAAACTTAAAGTATCTGATGAATCAGAGTTGAATGCTCTTATGTCAGCTAGTAGCTACTCAGAAATAATTGCTGATTAAATACTTATCACATTTAAAGTTATAACTAATAGTTAAACATCTATACATAGGAGATAGTATGTCTTTTATTCCGCATAAACCTGAGCAAATTAAAGAAATGCTCGGTATAATTAAAGCAGATTCAGTTGATGATTTATTTGATGAGATTTTACCAGAGCTTAGAGCCGATAAGCTTGATATAGCTGATGGTATCTGTGAAATAGAACTAGCTCGCGTTGCTAAAAAAAGAGCATCTAAAAATAAAGATTTAGTAAATTTTATCGGTGCTGGTGCTTACACGCATCACATACCTGCAGCTATATGGGATATAGTTGCTAGAGGAGAGTTTTATACTGCATATACGCCGTATCAAGCAGAAGCTTCTCAAGGTGGCTTACAAGTAATTTATGAATACCAAACAATGATAGCTTCTCTTACAGGTATGGATGTATCAAATGCTTCTATGTATGATGGTGCAACTGCTCTTGCAGAATCTATCTTGATGGCTATTCGCTCAAACAAAAAAGCAAAATCACTAAAAGTACTAGTTGCAGATGCTTTGCATCCGACTTACTTAAAAGTGGTAGACACTATAACTAAGCACCAGGATGTAGAAGTTGATGTTGTTAGCTTAGACTTGAAAGAAGGTAAAACTTCTGTTGATGCTTTAAAAGCATTTGAAGATAACAAGTACGCTGCTGTAGTTATTCAAAGTCCTAACTTCTTAGGTCAAATTCCAGATGTGGATGGCTTAACTAATTGGGCACATAATCATGGTGCTTTAGTTGTAGCGGTAACTAATCCAGTTTCATTAGCAATGCTAAAACCACCAGTTGAATGGGGCGAAAGCGGAGCTGATATAGTTTGTGGTGAAGGTCAGCCATTAGGTGTGCCTTTAGCTTCTGGTGGTCCATACTTTGGCTTCATGACTTGTAAAATGGCTTTTGTACGCCAAATGCCGGGTCGTATCGTTGGTAGAACTGTGGATTTAGATGGTAAAGAAGGTTTCTGTCTTACTTTACAAGCTCGTGAGCAACATATTCGTCGTGCTAAGGCTACTTCAAATATCTGTACTAACCAAGGTTTGATGGTAACAGCTGCTACTATTTATATGAGTTTGATGGGTGCTGAAGGTTTGTCTCGAGTTGCTGAGAATTGCCATGTAAATACTAATAGCCTAGCAAGTAAACTTGTATCTTTAGATGGTGTGAGTGAGAGATTTGATGGCGTTCGTTTCCATGAAGCGGTTATTGATTTACCAATTAAGGCAAAAGATTTTGTTAAAGCAATGGCTAGTGAAGGTTTTGATGCTGGATTTGACTTAGGTCAGTTTGATGAAAGCTTACAAAATTCAATAATGATTTGTTCAACAGAAATTCATAGTGATTGTGACCATGATGAGTATGTTGCTGCAGCTAAGAAAGTAATTGAAAAAATATTAAAATCTGGTGTAGGAGGTTAAGAAATGGTTATTTTTGAAAAAACTCGTGGTCATAACTCTCCTGCAGTTATTCCTAAAAAAGCTGATGGTGTCTCAAAAATTCCAGAAAGTATGCTTCGTGCTAAAAAGCCGATATTACCACAACAGGCAGAGCTTGATGTAGTAAGACATTATACTCAGCTTTCACAAAAGAACTTTTGTATAGATACTAACTTCTATCCATTAGGTTCGTGTACGATGAAGTACAATCCTCGTGCAGCTCATAAGTATGCTTCACTTTCAGGGTATTTAGACAGACATCCGTACTCAGCTAATGAAAGCGTACAAGGTACATTAGAGTGTATGTATGACCTTCAAGAGCTTATCAAAGAGCTTACAGGTATGACAGGAGTATCTTTAGCTCCTATGGCTGGTGCTCAAGGTGAGTTTGCTGGTGTGTCTATGATAAAAGCATACCATCAC from Francisella adeliensis includes these protein-coding regions:
- the gcvT gene encoding glycine cleavage system aminomethyltransferase GcvT, whose protein sequence is MLKTPLYDCHVNASARMVDFSGWSMPINYGSQIKEHELVRTSCGIFDVSHMLAVDIEGRDAENFLRNILANDVKKLQVNHALYGCMLNDDACIIDDLITYKVADNHFRIVINAGNRESDVAWFRENSKDFDVAITTCEDSAIIAVQGPNAKDIVAKSVGSSIASELVELKPFSFKLDGEWMYARTGYTGEDGFEIILPQSKAVNFWNALLENGAEPAGLGARDTLRLEAGMHLYGQDMNTQTTPLERGLGWSVDLSDEDREFNGKKAYLAKKAQGVKTKWAGVVLHSKGVLRAGQEIDFDNGEKGYITSGSFSPSLKVAIALAYIPKEGANPKVNIRGKELDVEVTKPRFVKNGKSLL
- the gcvH gene encoding glycine cleavage system protein GcvH is translated as MSDIPSELKYTKSHEWIKVDGDEVIVGITEHAQSLLGDLVYVELPEVGDEFSTGDDACVVESVKAASDVYSPVAGEVIEINDSVSDDPAQVNHSPYSEGWLFKLKVSDESELNALMSASSYSEIIAD
- the gcvPA gene encoding aminomethyl-transferring glycine dehydrogenase subunit GcvPA — protein: MSFIPHKPEQIKEMLGIIKADSVDDLFDEILPELRADKLDIADGICEIELARVAKKRASKNKDLVNFIGAGAYTHHIPAAIWDIVARGEFYTAYTPYQAEASQGGLQVIYEYQTMIASLTGMDVSNASMYDGATALAESILMAIRSNKKAKSLKVLVADALHPTYLKVVDTITKHQDVEVDVVSLDLKEGKTSVDALKAFEDNKYAAVVIQSPNFLGQIPDVDGLTNWAHNHGALVVAVTNPVSLAMLKPPVEWGESGADIVCGEGQPLGVPLASGGPYFGFMTCKMAFVRQMPGRIVGRTVDLDGKEGFCLTLQAREQHIRRAKATSNICTNQGLMVTAATIYMSLMGAEGLSRVAENCHVNTNSLASKLVSLDGVSERFDGVRFHEAVIDLPIKAKDFVKAMASEGFDAGFDLGQFDESLQNSIMICSTEIHSDCDHDEYVAAAKKVIEKILKSGVGG